Proteins from one Kineosporiaceae bacterium genomic window:
- a CDS encoding maleylpyruvate isomerase family mycothiol-dependent enzyme produces MSEIHARLLQAEREVLLPLLDRTIGSDFDRTTVCDEWSVRDIVAHCSAILMALASGESGRTFTAEQNQRDVDERRRWSLDALLAELKQAHDLAVGSPAVAPIVLGLWIHGSDIRDALGIPNAYAAPGLSDALTLLVERSIARGTPAVDVTLTDAADRGLDSAQVCLGDPGAEPVGWLRVDAPGLFRIVAGRRIELVERDVVGIGLDELRLFH; encoded by the coding sequence GTGAGCGAGATCCATGCCCGGCTGCTCCAGGCCGAGCGCGAGGTGCTGTTGCCCTTGCTCGACCGCACCATCGGCTCCGATTTCGACCGCACCACCGTCTGCGACGAGTGGTCGGTGCGCGACATCGTGGCCCACTGCTCGGCGATCCTGATGGCCCTGGCCTCGGGTGAGTCGGGCCGTACCTTCACCGCCGAGCAGAACCAGCGCGATGTCGACGAACGTCGCCGCTGGTCACTCGATGCGCTGTTGGCCGAACTGAAACAGGCCCATGATCTGGCGGTCGGCTCGCCGGCGGTGGCGCCGATCGTGCTGGGCCTGTGGATCCACGGCAGCGACATCCGGGACGCCCTGGGCATCCCGAATGCCTATGCCGCCCCCGGACTGTCCGATGCCCTGACCCTGTTGGTCGAGCGGTCGATCGCTCGCGGCACCCCCGCGGTCGACGTGACCCTGACGGACGCCGCCGACCGAGGCCTGGACTCGGCGCAGGTCTGCCTGGGCGATCCGGGCGCCGAACCCGTGGGCTGGCTTCGGGTCGATGCACCCGGACTGTTCCGGATCGTGGCGGGCCGTCGGATCGAACTGGTCGAACGTGATGTGGTGGGGATCGGCCTGGACGAGTTGCGGTTGTTCCACTGA
- a CDS encoding NAD(+)/NADH kinase, translating into MEFFLRERGRDLAEVQRRHDALMQARRRVSAAVPVDWRHGEVERADLDRFRFDAGDIVVALGQDGLVANVAKYLDGQPVLGVDADPGRGVGVLVRHLAGQVAAALADLAAGRAVVQRRTMVSALLDDGQRLTALNEIYLGDAGHQSARYDLALPDGRLESQSSSGVIVGTGTGATGWLASLRHDRGHQGDPPTPEQHRLAWFVREAWPSPTSGTRCTAGHLMADEQLEVIVRSDRLVVFGDGLERDHLNATWGQQVTLRRAEQVLHLVVPSA; encoded by the coding sequence ATGGAGTTCTTCCTGCGCGAGCGCGGCCGTGATCTGGCCGAGGTGCAACGCCGCCACGATGCCCTGATGCAGGCCCGGCGCCGGGTGAGCGCCGCCGTCCCGGTCGACTGGCGTCACGGCGAGGTCGAACGTGCCGATCTCGACCGGTTCCGGTTCGACGCGGGCGACATCGTGGTGGCCCTGGGCCAGGACGGATTGGTGGCCAACGTCGCCAAGTACCTCGACGGGCAGCCGGTGCTCGGCGTGGACGCCGACCCGGGGCGCGGCGTCGGCGTCCTGGTGCGCCACCTCGCCGGGCAGGTTGCCGCCGCGCTGGCCGACCTCGCCGCCGGGCGGGCCGTCGTTCAGCGGCGCACGATGGTCAGCGCCCTGCTGGACGACGGGCAACGGCTCACCGCGCTGAACGAGATCTACCTGGGTGATGCCGGGCACCAGAGCGCTCGCTACGACCTGGCCCTGCCCGATGGCCGCCTCGAGAGCCAGTCCTCCTCGGGCGTGATCGTGGGAACCGGCACGGGTGCCACCGGGTGGTTGGCCTCACTGCGCCACGACCGCGGCCATCAGGGGGACCCACCCACCCCCGAGCAGCACCGGCTGGCCTGGTTCGTCCGCGAGGCCTGGCCGTCACCCACCAGCGGAACCCGCTGCACCGCAGGGCATCTGATGGCCGATGAACAACTCGAGGTGATCGTGCGCTCCGACCGCCTGGTGGTCTTCGGGGATGGCCTGGAGCGCGACCACCTGAACGCCACCTGGGGTCAGCAGGTCACGCTGCGCCGAGCCGAGCAGGTGTTGCACCTCGTGGTGCCGTCAGCCTGA